One window from the genome of Equus asinus isolate D_3611 breed Donkey chromosome 29, EquAss-T2T_v2, whole genome shotgun sequence encodes:
- the BAMBI gene encoding BMP and activin membrane-bound inhibitor homolog encodes MDRHSSYIFIWLQLELCAMAVLLTKGEIRCYCDAAHCVATGYMCKSELSACFSRLLDPQNTNSPLTHGCLDSLASTADICQAKQAHNHSGPTMPTLECCHEDMCNYRGLHDVLAPPKGDASGQRNRHQHDGSRNLITKVQELTSSKELWFRAAVIAVPIAGGLILVLLIMLALRMLRSENKRLHDQRQQMLSRLHYSFHGHHSKKGQVAKLDLECMVPVSGHENCCLTCDKMRQADLSNDKILSLVHWGMYSGRGKLEFV; translated from the exons ATGGATCGCCATTCCAGCTACATCTTCATCTGGCTGCAGCTCGAACTGTGCGCCATGGCCGTGCTGCTCACCAAAG GTGAAATCAGATGCTACTGTGATGCTGCCCACTGTGTGGCAACTGGCTACATGTGTAAATCTGAGCTGAGCGCCTGCTTCTCCAGACTTCTTGATCCTCAGAACACAAATTCCCCGCTCACCCATGGCTGCCTGGACTCTCTCGCAAGCACAGCAGACATCTGCCAAGCCAAACAGGCACACAACCACTCTGGCCCCACCATGCCCACATTGGAATGCTGTCATGAAGACATGTGCAATTACAGAGGCCTGCACGACGTTCTCGCTCCTCCCAAGGGAGACGCCTCAG GACAACGAAACAGGCATCAGCATGACGGTAGCAGAAACCTCATCACCAAAGTGCAGGAGCTGACGTCTTCCAAAGAGCTGTGGTTCCGGGCAGCCGTGATCGCCGTTCCCATCGCCGGGGGCCTGATTTTAGTGTTGCTCATTATGTTAGCCTTGAGGATGCTTCGAAGTGAAAACAAGAGACTGCACGATCAGCGGCAGCAGATGCTCTCCCGTTTGCACTACAGCTTTCACGGACACCATTCCAAGAAGGGGCAGGTGGCCAAGTTAGACTTGGAGTGCATGGTGCCAGTGAGTGGCCATGAGAACTGCTGTCTGACCTGTGATAAGATGAGACAAGCAGACCTCAGCAACGATAAGATCCTGTCGCTCGTTCACTGGGGCATGTACAGTGGGCGTGGGAAGCTGGAATTCGTATGA